In the genome of Amphiura filiformis chromosome 4, Afil_fr2py, whole genome shotgun sequence, one region contains:
- the LOC140151109 gene encoding E3 ubiquitin-protein ligase TRIM45-like — MATASASTSGNWELLKRDLLTCPICKEFFDDNDKKARALMPCLHSFCEECLGVLIGGRTSGMFECPMCHNEISIHEEGVEWFQVDFHKQSLLDYLPDDSRNRLAANWRSQKFCTACDNHPIAESWCNVCKYLCRICSDSHKGMFVFKTHQVVELTEEVERNLEERFHEKMCGEHQQEMNKVCTTCMEPVCDLCIESFHVGNHEICSLTDAAAESRVLLENLTTAVLSQQEPLRQVRSIIGKDHTMIQKQGDASIESLHQVFEKCQSALRVQEEALASRISQPRSHFQKQLVDKRELAELKLMQMGSNYEHVSDVMDKGSDIKVVRTRKEIEPTMNEISSWVIDTKPALQLRNLRFEHQDTELQSICDKITRLGNVVDEVVTIEKIGQAFKGYTSTINMKVSDSLNNPLSVLPEFVQFQVLDPSQQIIQSTVSNVADGKVVITYKPQEAGEHTFVMFSKHDPDSKCKMVIDVHELSVAVEVINAKVYKPSTVKVTIQKVVDGRECGVESRVKCLMSSSSRESIPCEIMTFNIEDGLYTFRFIPRSHDMHILDICVGDDTIVRRQITSIIGLTAADVGITASCGLGLVNHKCVVDIEKSKQITEPLLYPRLKNPKGEMCPINIGTSSGCQSRWHFYPTIPGTYTLEVYGDLNEFYELCTLQIPVYSLNFQIYKKSAFNSVYDIIVLAVNENQEVHLVSDRHMLQLQVRNKRNQVLESSTVIDGLGWKLNFACSGPDMCKIYTRTHSSCEFVEHAEVFRILE, encoded by the coding sequence ATGGCAACTGCAAGTGCAAGTACATCTGGGAACTGGGAATTGTTGAAAAGGGACCTTCTCACCTGTCCAATATGTAAGGAATTCTTTGATGATAATGACAAGAAGGCTAGAGCTTTGATGCCCTGCTTGCATTCATTTTGCGAGGAATGTCTGGGTGTCTTGATAGGTGGAAGAACTAGTGGAATGTTTGAATGCCCAATGTGCCACAATGAAATTAGTATTCATGAAGAAGGAGTGGAGTGGTTCCAAGTGGATTTCCACAAGCAAAGTCTTCTTGATTATCTGCCTGATGATTCCAGGAACAGGCTAGCTGCAAACTGGAGAAGTCAAAAGTTTTGCACTGCATGTGATAACCATCCTATAGCAGAAAGTTGGTGTAATGTGTGCAAGTACTTGTGCAGAATCTGTTCAGATTCTCACAAAGGAATGTTTGTCTTCAAAACTCATCAAGTTGTGGAATTGACGGAAGAAGTAGAGCGGAATCTAGAAGAACGGTTTCATGAAAAGATGTGTGGAGAACACCAACAGGAAATGAACAAAGTATGCACTACTTGCATGGAACCAGTATGTGATTTGTGCATTGAGAGTTTTCATGTTGGAAACCATGAAATATGTTCATTAACCGATGCAGCCGCTGAGAGCAGGGTACTTTTAGAAAACTTGACGACTGCAGTCCTCTCCCAGCAAGAACCACTGCGGCAAGTCAGAAGTATTATCGGCAAAGATCATACAATGATTCAGAAACAAGGAGATGCTAGTATTGAGTCACTTCATCAGGTGTTTGAAAAATGTCAATCAGCACTAAGAGTTCAGGAGGAAGCACTTGCGAGTAGAATATCACAACCACGTAGCCATTTCCAGAAACAACTCGTTGACAAGAGAGAATTGGCTGAACTTAAACTCATGCAAATGGGGTCCAACTATGAGCATGTTTCTGATGTTATGGATAAGGGTAGTGATATTAAAGTAGTCAGGACCAGGAAAGAAATAGAACCAACAATGAACGAAATATCCTCCTGGGTTATAGACACAAAGCCAGCACTACAGTTACGTAATCTTAGGTTTGAACATCAAGACACAGAGCTACAAAGTATATGCGACAAGATTACTAGGTTAGGTAATGTAGTTGATGAAGTTGTCACCATAGAGAAGATAGGCCAAGCATTCAAGGGTTACACCAGTACTATAAATATGAAAGTCTCTGACTCGCTAAACAATCCCCTGTCAGTACTTCCAGAGTTTGTTCAATTCCAGGTTCTTGATCCTAGTCAGCAAATAATCCAGAGCACTGTCTCAAATGTTGCTGATGGGAAGGTTGTGATTACATACAAACCACAAGAGGCTGGCGAGCAtacatttgttatgttttcaaAACATGATCCTGACAGCAAATGCAAAATGGTAATAGATGTACATGAGCTGAGTGTTGCAGTAGAGGTTATCAATGCAAAGGTTTACAAACCAAGTACGGTAAAAGTGACAATTCAGAAAGTTGTTGATGGTAGAGAGTGTGGAGTAGAAAGCCGAGTCAAGTGTTTGATGTCTTCATCATCTAGGGAATCAATCCCTTGTGAAATTATGACTTTCAATATTGAAGATGGTCTGTACACCTTTAGATTTATTCCTCGTAGCCATGATATGCACATTCTTGACATTTGTGTAGGTGATGATACTATAGTGCGTCGACAAATTACCTCAATTATAGGCCTCACTGCAGCAGATGTAGGCATCACTGCTTCATGTGGTTTAGGCTTAGTAAATCACAAATGTGTAGTTGACATTGAGAAAAGTAAGCAGATCACAGAACCACTATTGTACCCACGGTTGAAGAATCCTAAAGGGGAAATGTGTCCAATAAATATTGGTACTAGCTCTGGATGTCAATCAAGATGGCATTTCTATCCAACCATACCAGGGACATATACTTTAGAAGTATATGGGGATTTGAATGAATTCTATGAACTTTGTACACTCCAAATACCTGTATATTcactcaattttcaaatttacAAGAAGTCTGCTTTTAATTCTGTATATGACATTATAGTACTAGCTGTTAATGAGAATCAAGAAGTACATTTGGTCAGTGATAGACATATGTTACAGTTACAGGTTAGAAACAAACGCAACCAGGTACTTGAAAGCTCTACAGTAATTGATGGATTAGGGTGGAAACTGAACTTTGCATGCTCTGGTCCTGACATGTGTAAGATTTATACCAGAACACATAGTAGTTGTGAATTTGTTGAGCATGCTGAAGTATTTAGAATATTGGAATGA